The proteins below are encoded in one region of Methanosarcina barkeri 3:
- a CDS encoding DMT family transporter, whose product MTDTFKHHLELLIACVIYGTVGIYMQQLEDMSIGSIIFYRIFFGLTALLFYLSITQNLGQLALKRKKKYLLLLGILYVLQMFSYYSAIRYLGASSAVLLLYTDPIYLTILAPLLLGEKNTGKTILALFLGLIGVFYITRPEGGFEQIEFGSSYLKGVLFGLTGGLFSSGVIISVRYLRDEYNGLTQLFWQSAISLFFLSPFAVSVPRDILTGNLPVLVLFGVLITGIGAVFYIRGVTGVNAITGSLFTLLEPVSCMFFDYTVLGSSIHSGMFTGCIFILAAAIVISLDNSVSPIKTFFLNKAASGKRTFVRKKPVLRAEDK is encoded by the coding sequence ATGACTGATACATTCAAACATCACCTTGAATTGTTAATTGCCTGCGTGATTTATGGTACCGTTGGAATCTACATGCAACAACTTGAGGATATGTCTATAGGGTCAATTATTTTCTATAGAATATTCTTCGGACTGACAGCTCTTTTATTCTATCTTTCAATTACTCAAAACCTAGGTCAGTTAGCTTTAAAAAGAAAAAAGAAATACCTGCTTCTTCTTGGAATCCTGTATGTTTTGCAAATGTTTTCCTATTATTCGGCAATTCGTTATCTTGGAGCTTCTTCAGCCGTTCTTCTGCTCTATACGGACCCGATATATCTGACTATTCTTGCTCCTCTACTGCTTGGGGAAAAGAACACGGGAAAGACTATTCTCGCACTCTTCCTGGGTTTGATAGGGGTTTTCTATATAACACGGCCGGAAGGAGGCTTTGAGCAGATCGAATTTGGCAGCAGTTATCTTAAGGGAGTACTCTTCGGGCTTACAGGAGGTCTTTTCAGCAGTGGCGTAATAATCTCGGTTCGTTATCTCAGAGATGAATATAATGGACTTACCCAGCTATTCTGGCAGAGTGCAATCAGCCTTTTCTTTCTTTCACCGTTCGCAGTTTCCGTTCCACGAGATATACTTACCGGAAACCTTCCAGTCCTGGTGCTCTTCGGGGTATTGATTACAGGAATCGGTGCAGTGTTCTATATAAGAGGTGTAACAGGCGTGAACGCTATTACAGGCAGTCTCTTTACTCTGCTTGAACCGGTTTCCTGTATGTTCTTCGATTATACTGTACTGGGAAGCTCGATTCACAGTGGAATGTTCACTGGCTGTATTTTCATCCTTGCTGCAGCAATTGTAATAAGCCTTGATAACTCAGTTTCCCCGATAAAAACATTTTTCCTGAACAAGGCAGCCTCTGGCAAAAGGACTTTTGTCAGAAAAAAACCGGTTTTAAGAGCTGAGGATAAATAA
- the ileS gene encoding isoleucine--tRNA ligase, protein MIKEITAKYNAEQIEKKITELWKDSDAYRKTREHRKTGKRLFFVDGPPYTTGHIHLGTAWNKIIKDSILRYYSMNNRNILERPGWDMHGLPIEVKVEGVLGFKSKKDIESFGVENFIEKCKEFAINQKQEMTAQFQRLGVWMQWEDPYMTLKDDYIEAAWWTLKQASEKDLLDVGKRSVNWCPRCETAIADSEVEYAERTDPSIYVKFKIKGEENTFIVIWTTTPWTIPANVAVAVHPCFEYSKFRAIKQDGSEEILIAATDLIENVLKQGRYVDYEVLETMLGEDLTKLEYESPVGDLVPVQNEIKHGIYLADYVTAENTGCVHIAPGHGMDDFNVGAKYKLPILCPVGPNGAYTEEAGEYAGKNVREANPIVIEDLKKRNRLLAEGTVTHRYGHCWRCKTPIIYLATEQWFLKVTEIKDKMLEAIDAVDWYPDWAGSARFRTWVEGARDWCISRQRYWGIPIPVWKCKKCGKLEVIGTKAELLEKSGISGDVELHRPYVDKITIPCECGGEKKRVEDVFDVWFDSAVASWATLKFPQTREQFDEWWPADFITEGHDQTRGWFYSQLGASMVSFGRAPYKSVLMHGFTLDAGGKKMSKSLGNVISPLDIIDRYGADTLRAYVLSSSAPWDDLKFNLEEVENVHRSINILWNVFRFPLPYMALDNFDPLKVSLDSVKDALREEDRWILSRVQSVVKAVDEAMSGYFLHKAVREILEFTLEDLSRWYIQLIRPRTWTEADDPDKLAAYCVLYEVYVTLTKLISPFMPYLAEEMYQNLIRNVDPDAPESVHMCDWPKVNEVYLDSELEAAMNTARSIVEAASNSRQKAGRKLRWPVSRIVVSPESEDASKAVERLRSVLMDQTNSKAIVLTPVGESWNELGLEVIPDPSKIGPVFKKDAGKVIPALQKVDGLALKKAFVETGEFELSLADGTTVTVTPDMANFKEALPEGTASAESDAGLVYVDANLTPELEAEGYAREVIRRLQDMRKELDLVVDENIRASVQIEDERVLKLVETLKDLIAEEVRADILDLGSDIDVPGALIKDWDVEGIAIKMGIAKK, encoded by the coding sequence ATGATAAAAGAAATCACTGCCAAGTATAACGCAGAGCAAATCGAAAAAAAGATAACGGAGCTCTGGAAAGATAGCGATGCTTATCGAAAGACCCGAGAGCACCGCAAGACTGGAAAAAGACTTTTTTTTGTTGACGGCCCTCCGTATACGACCGGACATATCCACCTGGGAACTGCCTGGAATAAGATCATCAAAGATTCCATTCTTCGCTATTACTCCATGAATAATCGTAATATTCTCGAGCGCCCTGGTTGGGATATGCACGGCCTGCCGATTGAGGTCAAAGTCGAAGGCGTGCTCGGTTTTAAGTCCAAAAAGGACATTGAGAGCTTCGGGGTAGAGAATTTTATTGAGAAATGTAAGGAATTTGCCATCAACCAGAAGCAGGAAATGACTGCGCAGTTTCAGAGGCTAGGGGTCTGGATGCAATGGGAAGACCCTTACATGACCTTAAAAGATGATTACATTGAGGCTGCATGGTGGACTCTCAAGCAGGCCAGTGAGAAAGACTTGCTGGATGTGGGCAAGCGTTCAGTCAACTGGTGTCCACGCTGTGAGACTGCAATTGCAGATTCCGAGGTCGAATACGCCGAGAGGACCGACCCTTCGATCTATGTGAAGTTTAAGATCAAAGGTGAAGAAAATACTTTCATAGTCATCTGGACAACAACACCCTGGACAATCCCTGCAAATGTAGCTGTAGCCGTACATCCCTGTTTTGAGTACTCAAAATTCAGAGCAATCAAGCAAGACGGCTCTGAAGAGATTTTAATTGCAGCTACTGACCTGATCGAAAACGTCCTTAAACAGGGCAGGTATGTTGATTACGAAGTGCTTGAGACAATGCTCGGGGAAGACCTGACGAAACTTGAGTACGAAAGTCCTGTTGGGGATCTGGTGCCTGTGCAGAACGAGATAAAGCACGGTATTTATCTTGCTGACTACGTAACTGCAGAAAACACGGGCTGTGTACATATTGCCCCAGGGCACGGTATGGACGACTTTAACGTTGGCGCGAAATATAAGCTTCCGATCCTCTGTCCTGTGGGCCCGAACGGTGCCTACACCGAGGAAGCCGGAGAATACGCCGGCAAGAACGTCAGAGAGGCAAACCCGATTGTCATTGAAGACTTGAAAAAACGCAACAGGCTGCTTGCAGAAGGAACCGTAACGCACAGGTACGGGCACTGCTGGCGCTGCAAGACTCCCATAATCTACCTTGCAACCGAGCAGTGGTTCCTCAAGGTTACAGAAATAAAGGACAAAATGCTTGAGGCAATTGACGCTGTAGACTGGTACCCTGACTGGGCAGGTTCAGCAAGATTCAGGACCTGGGTTGAAGGCGCCAGAGATTGGTGCATCTCCAGGCAGCGCTACTGGGGAATTCCGATTCCAGTCTGGAAGTGTAAGAAATGCGGAAAACTTGAGGTAATAGGAACCAAAGCCGAATTGCTGGAAAAATCCGGAATAAGCGGAGACGTCGAACTTCACCGCCCCTACGTAGACAAAATAACTATCCCATGTGAATGTGGCGGAGAGAAAAAACGTGTTGAAGACGTTTTCGATGTCTGGTTTGATTCGGCTGTCGCTTCCTGGGCTACCCTGAAGTTTCCGCAGACCAGGGAACAGTTTGATGAATGGTGGCCTGCGGACTTTATCACTGAAGGGCATGACCAGACTCGTGGCTGGTTTTATTCCCAGCTCGGAGCAAGCATGGTTAGCTTCGGACGAGCACCGTACAAGAGTGTACTCATGCATGGCTTTACACTTGATGCAGGCGGAAAGAAAATGTCAAAGAGCCTTGGAAACGTAATTTCCCCGCTTGATATCATTGACAGGTACGGGGCTGACACTCTGCGTGCCTATGTGCTTTCCTCAAGTGCACCCTGGGATGACCTTAAGTTTAACCTGGAAGAAGTGGAAAACGTCCACCGTTCAATCAATATACTCTGGAATGTTTTCAGATTCCCGTTGCCTTATATGGCACTCGATAACTTTGATCCGCTTAAGGTTAGCCTTGATTCCGTAAAAGATGCGCTCAGGGAAGAAGACAGATGGATTCTCTCAAGAGTTCAGTCCGTTGTCAAAGCCGTAGATGAAGCAATGAGCGGATATTTCCTGCATAAAGCTGTGCGTGAGATTCTTGAGTTTACTTTGGAAGACCTTTCCCGCTGGTATATTCAGCTTATCCGTCCAAGAACCTGGACCGAAGCCGACGACCCTGACAAGCTTGCAGCTTACTGCGTGCTTTATGAAGTCTACGTAACCCTTACAAAATTGATCTCTCCTTTCATGCCTTACCTGGCTGAAGAGATGTACCAGAACTTAATAAGAAATGTAGATCCAGATGCACCGGAATCGGTTCATATGTGCGACTGGCCAAAGGTCAATGAAGTCTACCTTGACTCTGAACTCGAAGCGGCTATGAACACTGCACGTTCTATTGTGGAAGCAGCCTCAAACTCCCGTCAGAAAGCAGGAAGAAAGCTCAGGTGGCCTGTTTCCCGAATAGTTGTTTCTCCTGAAAGTGAGGATGCATCAAAGGCTGTCGAGAGACTGCGCTCAGTCCTTATGGACCAGACAAATTCCAAGGCAATTGTCCTTACACCTGTTGGTGAGAGCTGGAATGAACTCGGGCTTGAAGTAATCCCTGATCCGAGCAAAATAGGCCCTGTATTTAAGAAGGATGCAGGAAAAGTCATTCCTGCCCTGCAGAAGGTTGACGGCCTTGCTTTGAAAAAAGCCTTTGTCGAGACTGGTGAGTTTGAACTCTCTCTTGCAGACGGAACAACAGTCACAGTTACTCCGGACATGGCAAACTTCAAAGAAGCCCTACCAGAAGGTACCGCAAGTGCAGAATCCGATGCCGGTCTTGTTTATGTGGACGCAAACCTGACTCCAGAACTGGAGGCTGAAGGATATGCAAGGGAAGTTATTCGCAGGCTTCAGGACATGCGGAAGGAACTTGACCTTGTGGTGGACGAGAACATCCGTGCCTCGGTCCAGATCGAAGATGAAAGAGTCCTGAAGCTTGTTGAAACCCTTAAGGACCTAATTGCAGAAGAGGTAAGAGCCGATATTCTTGACCTTGGCAGCGATATCGATGTTCCTGGAGCCCTTATAAAGGATTGGGATGTCGAAGGCATTGCAATCAAGATGGGTATTGCAAAAAAATAA
- a CDS encoding co-chaperone YbbN has protein sequence MKKSVILLILLVLVLFTAGCDEKTPQNSISSEVNMEKSVIAITQLEQLNTSLQKTPVFVKIGSRWCPECRSLKPVLDELAVEYQGKATIAAIDADKNPELAEYFNTMYIPDSFVIVGIENGTYVYMQENGNVSTDRSKARFVGRNDTDEEMFKKVLDLSLIQQKKADASDTKY, from the coding sequence ATGAAGAAATCAGTTATATTGCTGATCTTGCTTGTATTAGTACTCTTTACAGCTGGATGTGATGAAAAAACTCCACAAAATTCAATAAGTTCTGAAGTAAATATGGAGAAAAGTGTTATTGCTATAACCCAACTGGAACAGTTAAACACATCTCTTCAGAAAACTCCTGTCTTTGTAAAGATCGGATCTAGATGGTGTCCAGAGTGCCGGTCTTTGAAGCCTGTTCTTGATGAATTAGCAGTAGAATATCAGGGAAAAGCAACTATTGCTGCCATAGATGCAGACAAGAACCCTGAACTGGCAGAGTATTTTAACACAATGTATATTCCGGACTCATTTGTGATTGTGGGCATTGAAAATGGAACATACGTCTATATGCAGGAGAATGGAAATGTCAGCACAGACAGATCTAAGGCCAGGTTTGTTGGACGAAACGATACTGACGAAGAAATGTTTAAAAAAGTTCTGGATCTCTCCCTTATTCAACAGAAAAAAGCAGATGCAAGTGACACGAAATATTGA
- a CDS encoding adenosylcobalamin-dependent ribonucleoside-diphosphate reductase gives MNTGEEIFVLKTEEELDFLASETLKARYLREGEKDWKDVCERVAKAVALTEEEYLDFKDLMVRKIFLPSSPTLMNAGTEFGQLAACFVIPVEDGVEEIFSSIKTAALTQKTGGGTGFDFSKIRPEGFTISCGNDGTSGPVAVMKLFNEATEIVKQFGRRRGANMGILDVSHNDILSFIRAKHVEGELSNFNLSVMVPDAFMELVEANKVDEVWNRQTGMTVGNIFSEIVEGIWKNGEPGILFYDRINRDNFTPALGNISATNPCGEEPLLPFEACNLGSINLSLFVTDRKVNWDFLREVAGKAIRFLDYEIDENIYPVPEIEAATKRTRKVGLGVMGLHDMLLKLGLPYDSQEALKLAEKLMEQITWASIRESRKLATEKGSFPEYEDSSWELPMRNAALTAVAPTGTISILAGCSAGIEPVFSWVYRRTQTVGREFMLVHPFFKAYFKPKLSEADYEWLLEHVYKYGTLQDVENSELVSEEDKQLFRSALDIDWKAHIDMQASFQRHCHAGISKTINMPGSARKEDIKQALVYAWKQGLKGLTIYRTGSRQHVVLSLQKFKN, from the coding sequence TTGAACACAGGAGAAGAGATTTTTGTGTTGAAAACAGAAGAGGAATTGGATTTTCTGGCAAGTGAAACTCTTAAAGCCAGGTATCTGCGTGAGGGAGAAAAGGACTGGAAGGATGTCTGTGAGAGAGTTGCAAAGGCAGTTGCATTAACTGAGGAAGAGTATCTGGATTTCAAAGACCTCATGGTCAGGAAGATTTTTCTTCCAAGCTCGCCCACGCTTATGAATGCGGGTACTGAATTCGGACAGCTTGCAGCCTGTTTTGTAATTCCTGTGGAGGACGGAGTCGAGGAAATCTTCAGTTCGATAAAAACTGCAGCCCTAACCCAGAAAACGGGAGGAGGTACTGGGTTTGATTTCTCAAAAATACGCCCTGAAGGTTTTACCATTTCATGTGGTAATGACGGGACTAGCGGTCCTGTAGCTGTCATGAAACTTTTCAATGAGGCAACCGAGATCGTAAAACAGTTTGGAAGGCGACGAGGTGCCAATATGGGCATCCTTGATGTTTCCCATAACGATATCCTTTCTTTCATCAGGGCAAAGCATGTCGAAGGAGAATTGAGTAATTTCAATCTCTCAGTTATGGTACCTGATGCTTTCATGGAACTTGTTGAAGCTAATAAGGTTGACGAAGTTTGGAACAGGCAAACAGGTATGACAGTCGGGAATATATTTTCCGAGATTGTAGAGGGAATATGGAAAAATGGTGAACCTGGCATTCTTTTCTATGACCGAATAAACAGAGATAACTTCACACCTGCCCTTGGTAACATCTCGGCTACAAATCCCTGTGGTGAAGAGCCACTTCTGCCTTTTGAAGCCTGTAACCTGGGCAGCATAAATCTTTCACTTTTCGTTACAGACAGAAAGGTAAACTGGGACTTCCTCAGGGAAGTAGCCGGAAAAGCTATCCGTTTCCTGGATTACGAAATTGATGAGAATATATATCCTGTTCCGGAGATCGAGGCTGCAACTAAAAGGACCAGGAAAGTAGGGCTTGGAGTAATGGGGCTTCATGATATGCTTTTAAAGCTCGGGCTGCCCTATGACTCACAGGAAGCCCTCAAGCTTGCGGAAAAGCTTATGGAACAGATTACCTGGGCTTCAATCAGAGAATCAAGGAAGCTTGCTACGGAAAAAGGAAGTTTTCCGGAATATGAGGATTCCTCATGGGAACTTCCAATGAGGAACGCTGCACTAACCGCAGTCGCTCCGACAGGCACGATCAGTATTCTTGCCGGCTGTTCGGCAGGAATTGAACCTGTCTTCAGCTGGGTCTACAGGCGAACTCAGACCGTAGGCAGGGAATTTATGCTTGTTCATCCGTTTTTTAAGGCGTATTTCAAACCAAAACTGTCGGAAGCTGACTATGAATGGCTTCTAGAGCATGTCTATAAGTATGGTACGTTGCAGGATGTGGAAAATTCAGAACTTGTAAGTGAAGAGGATAAGCAGCTTTTCAGGTCAGCCCTTGACATTGACTGGAAGGCTCATATTGATATGCAGGCCTCATTTCAACGGCACTGCCATGCCGGAATTTCGAAAACTATAAATATGCCTGGCTCCGCAAGAAAAGAGGATATCAAACAGGCTCTAGTTTATGCCTGGAAACAGGGACTTAAGGGGCTTACTATCTATAGGACCGGAAGCAGACAGCATGTAGTACTTAGCCTCCAAAAATTTAAAAATTAA
- a CDS encoding 6-hydroxymethylpterin diphosphokinase MptE-like protein: MDFATWEPIYERILEDFGFDRVGDEKAAIFLSGMLTQENTVSLSELKAIISGKYVLVCGNAPGLRSDLSEINLSDFTVIAADGAAAVLMDMDIVPEVICTDLDGNSEADIEKEILACQKGSIVLIHAHGDNIDKLEKYVPRFRRFIATTQARPFDKVYNFGGFSDGDRCFFVATELGAKKVKLAGFDFEDKDVNPIKKKKLKWAKKLIGIYDF; the protein is encoded by the coding sequence ATGGATTTTGCTACCTGGGAACCGATTTACGAACGAATCCTTGAGGATTTCGGGTTCGATCGAGTAGGTGACGAAAAGGCAGCCATTTTCCTTTCCGGCATGCTGACCCAAGAAAACACTGTCAGTCTGTCTGAACTTAAAGCTATAATTTCCGGAAAGTATGTTCTGGTCTGTGGAAATGCTCCAGGGCTCAGAAGCGACCTTTCGGAAATTAATCTTTCTGATTTTACGGTAATTGCAGCCGATGGAGCTGCTGCTGTACTAATGGACATGGACATTGTGCCTGAGGTCATCTGTACCGACCTTGATGGCAATTCCGAAGCGGATATTGAAAAAGAAATCCTTGCCTGCCAAAAGGGCTCAATAGTCCTTATTCACGCGCATGGGGACAATATCGATAAGCTTGAAAAATATGTACCTCGCTTTAGACGGTTTATTGCAACTACCCAGGCAAGGCCTTTTGACAAGGTCTATAATTTTGGAGGCTTCAGTGATGGAGACCGATGTTTTTTTGTAGCCACGGAACTTGGAGCTAAAAAAGTTAAGCTGGCGGGTTTTGATTTTGAAGATAAGGATGTAAACCCGATTAAGAAAAAGAAATTGAAATGGGCAAAGAAATTAATAGGGATTTACGATTTTTAG
- a CDS encoding peptidylprolyl isomerase, translating to MAVWKGKKVILHTTMGDITIELFEDMPVTAGNFAKLVEKGFYDGVVFHRVIDKFMIQGGDPTGTGMGGPGYEIPDEFTSHNRNDRGTISMANAGPNTGGSQFFINLVNNNYLDKMHPVFGKVVEGMDVVDSMGKVKTDRQDRPKTEVKIIKAELV from the coding sequence ATGGCTGTATGGAAAGGAAAGAAAGTAATTCTACATACCACTATGGGCGATATAACAATTGAGCTTTTTGAAGACATGCCGGTTACGGCAGGAAATTTTGCAAAACTCGTGGAGAAAGGCTTCTATGACGGAGTTGTTTTTCACAGGGTGATCGACAAATTTATGATCCAGGGTGGAGACCCAACAGGTACAGGTATGGGAGGACCAGGCTACGAGATTCCGGATGAGTTCACAAGCCATAACCGGAACGACAGGGGAACTATATCTATGGCAAATGCAGGCCCTAATACAGGCGGCAGCCAGTTCTTTATCAACCTCGTGAACAATAATTATCTTGACAAGATGCACCCCGTCTTCGGGAAGGTAGTCGAAGGCATGGATGTTGTAGATTCTATGGGAAAAGTCAAAACTGACCGTCAGGATCGCCCGAAAACCGAAGTGAAAATTATAAAGGCTGAACTGGTCTGA